TGCGTGGCCAGCCTTATGACTTCGATCTGGCGGAAATCGCACGGCGTGCCGCAGAGGGCTGGGCGCGCGGTGCAACCGAGGTGTGCATCCAGGGAGGCATCCACCCGTCCTACAACGGGCAGCACTATCTGGATATCGTCGCCGCCGTGAAGGCGGCCGCACCGGACATCCATATTCACGCGTTCTCGCCCCTGGAAATCCAGCAGGGAGCGGCCAGCCTGGGGATGGACATCCGCGCCTTCCTGACCGAACTCAGGCAGGCTGGCCTGGGCACCTTGCCGGGAACGGCGGCCGAGATCCTGGATGACGAGGTTCGCCGCCTGATCTGTCCGGACAAGCTTTCCACTGAGCAATGGCTCAACGTGGTGGAAACCGCTCATGCCGTAGGGCTGCCCACGACCGCCACCATCATGTTCGGCCATGTCGAGCGGCCGGTGCACTGGGCGCGCCACCTGCTTCATCTGCGCCGCCTGCAGATGCGTACTGGTGGGCTGACCGAATTCATTCCGTTGCCGTTCATCGCGGAGCAGACCCCCTTGTTCCTGAAAGGGCGTTCGCGTGCAGGGGCGACGTTGCGCGAATCGGTGCTGATGCATGCGGTGGCGCGGCTGGTCCTGCATCCCTTGGTCAGGAACATCCAGGCCTCCTGGGTCAAGATGGGGCGGCAGGGGATCGAGCTGTGTCTGGCGGCAGGGGTCAACGATTTCGGCGGCACGCTGATGGACGAAAGCATTTCTCGCGCGGCCGGGGCCGAGCATGGCCAGGAGATGAGCCCCGCGGAGATCGAGTCCGCGATCCGTGCCTGCGGGCGCACTCCGCGGCAGCGCACCACCCTGTATGGCGACGTGACGGCCGAACGGCGTGCGCGGGCAAATACCCATTACCGCAACCACCCCGGCTGCGCCCAGGTGCCGGAGGTCGCGTCCAGAACCGAAGGAGAGCAGGATGCATGCGTTTTACCGTAGCAGTTTCAAGGACATGATGAATGATGTCGTGGCGGCAGGCGCGTGCTGCGAATGCGGAAGCTGCGTCGCAGTCTGCCCGCACGGCATCATCAGGTATGTCGATGGCAAGCCTGAACGAGCCTCGAAAACGCCCGCTCCCTTCGACAAGTGCGGCGTCAGCGAAGGAATCGGGTGCGATGTCTGCGCCGCGGTCTGTCCGCGCCTGTGGCCGCGTGAGCCGCATCTGCGCGGTGTCGCGTTCTCCGACGATCGTGGCTACGAAGGCATTTTCGGGGTCTATCGCCATATCTTCGTGGCGCGCACGCGCGACCAGGATGTGCTCGGCCGCGCCCAGGATGGCGGCGTGGTCACCGCCTTGCTGGCCTGGGCGCGGGAGGCTGGCCACATCGACGGCGCCGTCGTCGCCGCGGTGGGCGAACAGGATGAGCCGTGCTTCCCCACGCCCAAGCTGGCGACCACGGTGGAGCAGATCCGGGCGAGTGCCGGTAGCTGGTACACGTATTGCCCGAATACGCTCGCCTTGAGCGAGGCCAAGGAGCGAAATCTCGGTCGCCTCGCCTTCGTCGGTGTGCCGTGCCAGATCACGCCGCTACGCAAGATGGTGCATACCGATGCCGGCATGCTGCTGAAGGCCGGCAAGAAGCCTCACGTGGTTGCGCGCCAGCGTGAATTCATGCGCGATCCGGCTGGGCGAGTTGCCTTCGCGGTTGGTCTGTTCTGCACCGAAGTGTTCACGCCGGCGTTGATGACCGAGCGTGTCGCAGAGCGGATGGACATTCCGCTTTCCGACATCAGCAAGGTCAATGTCAAAGGTGAGGTGCGCATCTTCCGCAAGAGCGGTGCGGAGATGGGGCGGATCCCGCTCGAGGAAGCGATGGGTGATTATCAGCGTCCTGCCTGCCAGCATTGTGGTGATTTCTCCGCCGAAATGGCCGACATCAGTTGCGGCGGAGTCGGCACCGATGCTGCCACCATCGTCGTGCTGCGGACGCAGAAGGGGGTGGAGCTCTGGCGCGATTTCGAGGCCAGCGGCCAGGTCGACGTATGGCCGATCGCCGAGCATAAGAAGGCGTGGAGTATCCTCCTGCGCCTGGCCAGGCAGCAGCGGGAGCGCGTACCGCAGCGCGCGGCGCATACCGGTTCGGCGCCGGAGCTGCCGGGATATGTCCCCGGCGACGATGCCAGACGCGGGCATCAAATGCTGACCGAGGCCGGAAAATCCGCCGAAGAAATCGCCGCCTGCCTTGCGGCAGCCTACGAGGAAGCCGGAGGCTCGGCCAGCGTGAGCAGCGCTCCGGGATGGGTCATTCCCGGCGATCCGGGCGAGCCTGCGCCCGGCGAGAAGCGCCGCCTGCCACCTCCGCCGCACCCGGAGCAGGGGGGAGGATCGCCGTCTGGCTGTATGGAAAAACACGTTTCAGCACCGATGGATGGCATTGCAACAATCGATTTGTGAGATAGCTGCGCGCCTCTTTATTCTCAATCACCGACACCGTGATCGAAAAGGAGATGCCCAATGCCGTCAGTGGAGCTGGAAGCCCGCGTTGCTCGCCTGGAGGACCACCGGGACATCTGCAATCTGCAGGGGCGCTACAACCATTATCTGCAGACCGGGCAGTTGAAGGACAAGCTGCCCGAGCTGTTCGCCCTCGATCATCCGCAGGTCAGGGCCGAGCTGTGCGACAGCGGGCTGTGGGAGGGGCGTGATGGCGTCATCCGCCTGTTCACCCATATGGGAGCGAAGTACGCCAGACCGGGATCGTTGATGGTGCATATGCTGCTTACTCCCGTGGTGGAAGTGAGTGCGGATGGTGTACATGCTCACGGTATGTGGAATTCGCTCGGCACCAACACCTACGAGAATGGCGAGGGCGAACTCGAGGCCATGTGGCAACTCGGCAAGTACGACCTGACTTTCTGCAAGATAGAGGGGCGCTGGAAGTATCTGGCGTTTCGCTGGTACGTGATTTTCCGCACCCCATTTCATGAAGGGTGGGTGAATCGGCCGCTGGTGGAGGGCCTCCATGAGTCGGGTTTTCCGCCCGTCGGGCCATTCCACACGCCTTACGACCCCACCAAAACCGACAACCGCTTCCTGCCCTGCCCGCCGGAGCCGGAGTTCCGGCGATAACACCTTCAACGCACGAGGAGACACCCCGCATGCCCATCAAACTGATGGCGGCGTCACGCCGCCGACCCGGCCTGACCCGGGCCGAGTACCAACGCTACCTGGAGTTCTATCACGGCACCATTGCGCGCCGAGAACGCTTCAAGATCGACTCCTACATCCAGAACCACGTGATCGATGGCGCCTTCGGTACGCTCGGGGACGAAACACACCAGCAGGTGGCCGACCGTGACGCGGTGGTCGAGCTGACGTTCGCCAACTTCCCCGACATGCTTGCCACCCTGGAGCCCGCCACGCCTTCGGCCGCCTCCCAGGACGGCAAATTCTTCGCCGACGAATGCAACAACATCATCGTCATGGCCGAGGAGGAGGAAATTCCGGTGCCCAGTCCGCTGCCGAGCTTCAACCCGGGACTGGGTATCGTCCAGGGGGTGGGCGCGCTCAAGGTGCTGCACTACATCATGCGTGACGATACCGTCTATCGCGAGGACTACTACCAGTACTGGCGTGAGGCCCATGAAGAAGCGCTTGAAAAGGCGCCCTATGCGCGTGAGCAATTGCGTCGCTGCGTGGCCAACAAGCGCTGCCGCATCAACGACAACGATGGTGCGGCGCGCAAGCACTTCAAGATGGTGGATCCGCCGGTTTATGACTTGGTGGTGAGCCACTGGTACGACACGATGGAGCACGCCGGCGCTTTCCGGCAGTACCAGGAAGCGCTGATGAAAAACACGCGGAAATTCGCCAACTGGTCGAAGTCCTTTTATCTCTATACCAAGCAGATCGTGATCATTCGCGACACCGAAAAATGATGGAGGCAGCCATGACAGCGACGATCGAACTGAGCGTGCAGAAGGATTTCAAGGATTGGTACGCCTCGACTCCGGTCAAGGCGAAGCGCCCGGAACTGAGCCCGGAAGAGCAGGCTCGGCCTTTCGCCAAGTATTACCACGAGGATATCCCTCGCCCCGATCCTGGCCACCTGGCGCTGATGGACTCGCCCTGCGATCCGGCCAGGGCGATCGGCCCGGAGCGGATGAACGACCTGCTCGACCCGGGTTACCTCGAGGTGGAGGTTGGCTGGTGCAATCTGCCCAACGGCGCCGGCTTCATCGCCAACAAGATGCTCTATCCGGACATCACGGCCGAGATGATCGACTGGTGGTTTGCCTGGCATGCGCTCGAAGACCTGCGCTATCGCATCTGGTACCCCCCTCAGCACGCCGGC
The window above is part of the Thauera aromatica K172 genome. Proteins encoded here:
- a CDS encoding nuclear transport factor 2 family protein, translated to MPSVELEARVARLEDHRDICNLQGRYNHYLQTGQLKDKLPELFALDHPQVRAELCDSGLWEGRDGVIRLFTHMGAKYARPGSLMVHMLLTPVVEVSADGVHAHGMWNSLGTNTYENGEGELEAMWQLGKYDLTFCKIEGRWKYLAFRWYVIFRTPFHEGWVNRPLVEGLHESGFPPVGPFHTPYDPTKTDNRFLPCPPEPEFRR
- a CDS encoding EthD domain-containing protein, with protein sequence MPIKLMAASRRRPGLTRAEYQRYLEFYHGTIARRERFKIDSYIQNHVIDGAFGTLGDETHQQVADRDAVVELTFANFPDMLATLEPATPSAASQDGKFFADECNNIIVMAEEEEIPVPSPLPSFNPGLGIVQGVGALKVLHYIMRDDTVYREDYYQYWREAHEEALEKAPYAREQLRRCVANKRCRINDNDGAARKHFKMVDPPVYDLVVSHWYDTMEHAGAFRQYQEALMKNTRKFANWSKSFYLYTKQIVIIRDTEK
- a CDS encoding Coenzyme F420 hydrogenase/dehydrogenase, beta subunit C-terminal domain, giving the protein MHAFYRSSFKDMMNDVVAAGACCECGSCVAVCPHGIIRYVDGKPERASKTPAPFDKCGVSEGIGCDVCAAVCPRLWPREPHLRGVAFSDDRGYEGIFGVYRHIFVARTRDQDVLGRAQDGGVVTALLAWAREAGHIDGAVVAAVGEQDEPCFPTPKLATTVEQIRASAGSWYTYCPNTLALSEAKERNLGRLAFVGVPCQITPLRKMVHTDAGMLLKAGKKPHVVARQREFMRDPAGRVAFAVGLFCTEVFTPALMTERVAERMDIPLSDISKVNVKGEVRIFRKSGAEMGRIPLEEAMGDYQRPACQHCGDFSAEMADISCGGVGTDAATIVVLRTQKGVELWRDFEASGQVDVWPIAEHKKAWSILLRLARQQRERVPQRAAHTGSAPELPGYVPGDDARRGHQMLTEAGKSAEEIAACLAAAYEEAGGSASVSSAPGWVIPGDPGEPAPGEKRRLPPPPHPEQGGGSPSGCMEKHVSAPMDGIATIDL